A window from Symbiopectobacterium purcellii encodes these proteins:
- a CDS encoding helix-turn-helix transcriptional regulator, whose protein sequence is MSTVFCNNTEINVSIRNHLEKELGEYHRINFAYAVMNKKDPTDFAVISNKTALASFYTQHNYQFIDPILMTALSRVTPFSWHESRTTIKDARENIIFHMAKHYNIVDGYTFLLHDHCDHLAVLSIIMDKHHDHTMENTITDYKNDIQMLLLTTHDKLMGFYHKENNLDSINTLPSKKVFSNRENEILYWASIGKSYQEIAIILAIKLTTVKYHMGNAVKKLGVNNAKHAIRRGVELKLIRPISHSHNSSPPLYNSGLKRASSE, encoded by the coding sequence ATGTCAACTGTTTTCTGTAATAATACTGAAATCAACGTTTCAATCAGAAACCATTTAGAAAAAGAATTAGGTGAATATCACCGCATCAATTTTGCTTATGCGGTAATGAACAAAAAAGACCCAACCGACTTTGCAGTAATATCGAATAAGACAGCGTTGGCTTCATTCTATACTCAACATAATTATCAATTTATCGATCCCATCCTCATGACTGCATTATCGAGGGTCACACCATTTTCTTGGCATGAAAGCAGAACAACGATTAAAGATGCAAGAGAAAATATTATTTTCCACATGGCGAAGCACTATAACATAGTTGATGGATATACCTTTTTACTTCACGATCATTGTGACCATCTTGCAGTCCTATCAATCATCATGGATAAGCACCATGATCATACTATGGAAAACACCATAACGGATTATAAGAACGATATCCAAATGTTGTTATTGACGACGCATGATAAATTGATGGGTTTTTATCATAAAGAAAATAATCTAGACAGCATCAATACATTGCCATCAAAAAAAGTCTTCTCTAATAGAGAAAATGAAATATTATATTGGGCAAGCATTGGGAAATCATATCAAGAAATCGCTATTATTCTTGCAATAAAACTCACTACAGTAAAATACCATATGGGTAATGCCGTAAAAAAACTGGGTGTTAATAATGCCAAGCACGCAATAAGGCGAGGCGTTGAATTAAAACTCATTAGACCTATTTCGCACTCTCACAATAGCTCCCCCCCCCTTTATAATTCGGGTTTAAAGAGGGCATCAAGTGAGTGA
- a CDS encoding GMP reductase, whose translation MRIEEDLKLGFKDVLIRPKRSTLKSRSDVELERQFTFLHAQTTWSGVPVIAANMDTVGTFRMARALAEFDVLTAVHKHYSVEQWAQFVKEAPETVLRHVMVSTGTSEADFVKVKQILALSAELKFICIDVANGYSEHFVNFLQKAREAWPDKVICAGNVVTGEMVEELILSGADIVKVGIGPGSVCTTRVKTGVGYPQLSAVIECADAAHGLGGQIVSDGGCSMPGDVAKAFGGGADFVMLGGMLAGHDECEGRVVEENGEKMMLFYGMSSASAMERHSGGVAEYRAAEGKTVKLPLRGPVDNTVRDILGGLRSACTYVGASRLKELTKRTTFIRVAEQENRIYNGNA comes from the coding sequence ATGCGTATTGAAGAAGATCTGAAGCTCGGTTTCAAAGATGTCCTTATTCGCCCCAAGCGTTCTACCTTGAAAAGTCGTTCTGACGTTGAATTGGAACGCCAATTCACCTTCCTTCATGCTCAGACCACTTGGTCTGGTGTACCGGTGATTGCTGCCAATATGGATACCGTAGGCACCTTTCGCATGGCGCGTGCGCTGGCGGAGTTTGACGTGCTGACTGCGGTGCATAAGCACTACAGCGTGGAGCAGTGGGCGCAGTTCGTCAAAGAAGCCCCTGAAACGGTATTGCGCCATGTGATGGTGTCCACCGGTACCTCGGAGGCGGATTTCGTCAAAGTGAAGCAGATTTTGGCACTGTCGGCTGAACTCAAATTCATCTGCATCGACGTTGCCAACGGTTATTCCGAGCACTTCGTTAATTTTCTGCAAAAAGCGCGTGAAGCCTGGCCGGATAAAGTCATTTGCGCCGGAAACGTCGTGACGGGCGAAATGGTAGAAGAGCTGATTCTCTCTGGCGCAGATATCGTCAAGGTGGGAATCGGTCCTGGTTCCGTGTGCACCACGCGCGTCAAAACCGGTGTGGGCTACCCGCAACTCTCTGCCGTGATCGAGTGCGCGGATGCCGCACACGGTTTGGGTGGACAGATCGTCAGTGACGGTGGTTGCTCGATGCCGGGGGATGTGGCAAAAGCCTTTGGCGGCGGCGCTGATTTTGTGATGCTCGGCGGCATGCTGGCGGGTCATGATGAGTGTGAAGGCCGGGTGGTGGAAGAGAACGGCGAGAAAATGATGCTGTTTTACGGCATGAGTTCTGCCTCTGCGATGGAACGCCATTCCGGCGGTGTCGCGGAGTATCGCGCCGCAGAAGGGAAAACGGTCAAACTGCCGCTGCGTGGCCCGGTTGATAATACGGTACGTGATATTCTGGGCGGTTTGCGCTCGGCATGCACTTACGTTGGTGCTTCTCGTCTGAAAGAACTCACCAAACGCACCACGTTTATTCGTGTGGCTGAGCAGGAAAACCGCATCTATAACGGCAACGCCTAG
- the hofC gene encoding protein transport protein HofC, with product MPQKLYSWLALTSDGELQRGESIGNARQHIYLGLAQRGYQPLRVRYRQTLTQRYWKAVARIALFKQVAALLQAGLPLLNALRLLAEQHERPGWRCLINALADDIAEGDSFSDVLRRYPQVFPGLYPTLVAVGEMTGKLDVCCQQLAMQQEQQLQLQKRVKQALRYPGFVLGVSITVSIIMLIAVLPEFASLYASFETPLPPLTQHVLALAERVTHHALLLFTLPVSIVLGYPVCRARSMALRRQEERVLLKIPLLGALLRGEALSYLFTLLALTQRAGLTLPAGLTAAATLPYFAYQEALSSILRNIEQGNSLQQSMTPYSTLFPAPCAQLIRVGEETGALDNMFDQLAQWHQQQTAQRTETLTHTLEPLLIVLIGGIIGTLLIAMYLPIFQFGNVMANA from the coding sequence ATGCCACAAAAACTCTACTCCTGGCTTGCTCTCACATCAGATGGCGAATTACAGCGCGGGGAAAGCATCGGCAATGCGCGTCAGCACATCTATCTAGGCCTGGCCCAAAGGGGGTATCAGCCGTTACGTGTACGATACCGGCAGACGCTCACGCAGCGTTACTGGAAAGCAGTGGCCCGTATCGCCTTGTTTAAGCAGGTTGCCGCCTTGCTACAGGCTGGCCTGCCGCTGCTGAATGCACTGCGACTGCTGGCCGAACAACATGAACGGCCGGGATGGCGATGCCTGATTAACGCATTGGCCGATGACATTGCCGAAGGCGACTCTTTTTCCGATGTCCTGCGCCGCTACCCGCAAGTGTTTCCTGGGCTCTACCCCACCCTGGTCGCCGTCGGGGAGATGACCGGTAAACTGGATGTGTGTTGCCAACAGTTAGCGATGCAGCAAGAGCAGCAACTTCAATTGCAAAAGAGAGTGAAACAAGCGTTGCGCTATCCTGGTTTTGTTCTGGGCGTGAGCATTACGGTGAGTATCATCATGCTGATAGCGGTATTGCCCGAATTTGCCAGCTTGTATGCGTCATTCGAAACACCGCTACCGCCGCTGACACAGCACGTTCTGGCACTGGCAGAGAGAGTTACACATCACGCACTGCTGTTATTTACGCTACCCGTGAGCATCGTACTGGGGTATCCGGTGTGTCGCGCCCGTTCGATGGCCCTACGACGGCAGGAAGAACGCGTTTTACTGAAGATCCCGCTCCTCGGCGCATTGCTACGAGGAGAGGCATTGAGCTATCTTTTCACGCTGCTCGCCTTGACACAACGCGCAGGGCTGACACTGCCTGCCGGTCTAACAGCCGCTGCCACCCTTCCGTATTTTGCCTATCAGGAAGCGCTAAGTTCGATTCTGCGGAATATAGAGCAGGGGAATTCGCTGCAACAATCGATGACACCGTATAGCACGTTATTCCCAGCCCCTTGCGCACAACTGATTCGCGTAGGAGAAGAAACCGGCGCGCTGGACAATATGTTCGATCAGTTAGCGCAATGGCATCAACAGCAGACTGCACAGCGCACAGAAACGCTAACCCACACGCTGGAGCCACTGCTGATCGTGCTGATTGGAGGCATTATTGGTACGCTGCTGATCGCCATGTACCTGCCCATCTTCCAATTTGGAAATGTGATGGCGAATGCGTAA
- the gspE gene encoding type II secretion system protein GspE, whose protein sequence is MHTYTPLDQEIKHLCHRYQARLLIIDEQTVTIAVTDDAMPALLTALKFSSNRRIVVERWSQARLEQAFHPIPQVAESDAAFSVTPTTEPTDEETSVIHYINQTLAQAFQRRASDIHFEPMADNYRVRMRIDGVLHICSSPPGDWAARLTARLKIMGQLDIAERRLPQDGQFSFALNTQSHSLRIATLPVLEGEKVVLRVLQTYQQMLTLDSLGLSPMAYTCLTQALQQPQGMILVTGPTGSGKTVTLYSAICWLNESQRNICSVEDPVEIPLPGINQTALNLKAELDFSRILRALLRQDPDVVMIGEIRDSETAEIAVKAAQTGHLVLSTLHTNSAIETLTRLGHLGIPGYLLAGALTLLIVQRLVRRLCPHCKTPASPPLTFPDKLWPAPVPHWEAQGCEHCVKGYYGRTALYELLPLTPALRHALSRGASMQDLVVLANETGYDTLFMSALQRVSQGETSAAEMYRVIGASPHSH, encoded by the coding sequence ATGCACACATACACCCCGTTGGATCAAGAGATCAAGCACCTGTGCCACCGCTATCAGGCACGGCTGCTGATAATAGATGAACAAACCGTCACTATCGCCGTCACCGATGATGCAATGCCTGCATTGCTGACAGCGCTAAAATTTTCCAGTAATCGCCGTATTGTGGTGGAACGCTGGTCACAAGCGAGACTGGAGCAGGCTTTCCACCCCATACCACAGGTGGCAGAAAGCGACGCGGCGTTCAGCGTGACGCCCACCACCGAGCCAACAGACGAAGAGACGTCCGTTATCCACTATATCAATCAAACGCTGGCGCAGGCCTTCCAGCGGCGGGCGTCAGATATCCATTTTGAGCCCATGGCGGATAACTATCGCGTTCGCATGCGTATTGATGGCGTGCTACATATTTGCTCATCCCCCCCGGGGGACTGGGCGGCGCGCCTTACCGCACGCCTGAAAATCATGGGGCAACTGGATATTGCAGAGCGCCGTCTGCCGCAAGACGGTCAGTTCTCGTTTGCGCTCAATACGCAATCACATTCGCTGCGAATCGCCACACTGCCCGTACTGGAAGGCGAAAAAGTCGTACTGCGCGTATTGCAGACCTACCAACAGATGCTGACTCTCGATAGCCTGGGCTTATCGCCGATGGCATACACCTGCCTGACACAGGCGTTACAGCAGCCACAGGGCATGATCCTGGTGACCGGTCCAACCGGAAGTGGCAAAACCGTGACGCTTTATAGCGCAATATGCTGGCTCAATGAGAGTCAGCGCAACATTTGCAGTGTGGAAGATCCGGTGGAAATCCCGTTGCCGGGCATCAATCAAACCGCATTAAACCTTAAAGCCGAGCTGGATTTCAGCCGCATTTTACGTGCGTTGCTGCGTCAAGATCCTGATGTCGTTATGATTGGCGAAATACGTGATAGCGAAACAGCGGAAATTGCCGTGAAAGCGGCGCAAACCGGTCACCTGGTATTATCGACGCTACATACCAATTCCGCGATTGAAACCCTGACTCGACTGGGGCATTTGGGTATTCCCGGCTATTTGCTGGCGGGTGCGCTGACGCTACTCATTGTCCAGCGTCTGGTACGGCGTCTCTGTCCGCACTGCAAAACACCGGCTTCCCCGCCCTTGACCTTCCCCGATAAGCTTTGGCCAGCCCCCGTTCCGCACTGGGAGGCGCAAGGCTGCGAACACTGCGTGAAGGGGTATTATGGTAGAACCGCCCTCTACGAGCTGCTACCGCTCACTCCAGCGCTGCGACACGCATTGAGTCGTGGTGCCAGCATGCAAGACCTCGTGGTTCTGGCCAACGAAACGGGTTATGACACGCTATTCATGTCGGCGTTACAACGGGTTTCCCAAGGGGAGACATCCGCCGCCGAAATGTATCGCGTCATTGGCGCATCACCACACTCTCATTGA
- a CDS encoding amino acid permease, which yields MDGQQHDGTLKRGLKNRHIQLIALGGAVGTGLFLGIAVTIKMAGPSVLLGYAIGGIIAFLIMRQLGEMVVEEPVAGSFSHFAYKYWGDFAGFASGWNYWVLYVLVAMAELTAVGIYVQYWWPDIPTWVSAAVFFLVINAINLANVKVYGEMEFWFAIIKVVAIIGMIVFGGWLLLSGQGGPKATVTNLWAQGGFFPNGINGLVMAMAVIMFSFGGLELVGITAAEADNPETSIPRATNQVIYRILIFYIGSLAILLSLYPWGKVVEGGSPFVMIFHNLDSNVVATILNIVVLTAALSVYNSCVYCNSSMLYGLAKQGNGPKALLTVDKRGVPVIAIGISAAATALCVLINYLIPGKAFELLMALVVSALVINWAMISLAHLKFRKAKAQEGVQTKFKALLYPLGNYICLLFLTGILVIMFMTPGIQISVLLIPVWLVVLGIGYAMKQKKQRVATTR from the coding sequence ATGGATGGTCAACAACACGACGGGACGCTGAAACGCGGCTTAAAAAACCGTCATATTCAGTTGATTGCCCTGGGTGGTGCCGTCGGCACCGGGCTGTTTTTAGGGATTGCTGTCACCATCAAAATGGCAGGTCCTTCTGTACTGCTGGGCTATGCCATCGGCGGTATTATCGCGTTTCTCATCATGCGTCAATTGGGAGAGATGGTCGTCGAAGAACCTGTTGCAGGTTCTTTTAGCCATTTTGCCTATAAATATTGGGGTGATTTTGCCGGGTTTGCTTCCGGCTGGAACTATTGGGTGCTCTACGTGCTGGTCGCCATGGCTGAATTGACAGCTGTGGGCATCTATGTGCAGTACTGGTGGCCTGATATTCCCACCTGGGTTTCTGCCGCCGTCTTTTTCCTGGTGATTAATGCCATTAACCTCGCCAATGTCAAAGTGTACGGTGAGATGGAGTTCTGGTTTGCCATCATCAAGGTCGTGGCCATAATCGGCATGATCGTGTTTGGTGGCTGGCTGCTGTTAAGCGGTCAGGGCGGGCCGAAAGCCACAGTGACCAACCTGTGGGCGCAAGGCGGATTTTTCCCGAATGGCATCAACGGTCTGGTGATGGCGATGGCGGTCATCATGTTCTCGTTTGGTGGCCTGGAACTGGTGGGGATCACCGCAGCAGAAGCGGATAACCCGGAAACCAGCATCCCGCGTGCGACCAATCAGGTTATCTACCGTATCCTGATCTTTTATATAGGCTCGTTGGCCATTCTGCTGTCGCTCTACCCTTGGGGAAAAGTCGTGGAAGGGGGGAGCCCGTTTGTCATGATTTTCCACAACCTAGACAGTAATGTTGTAGCAACCATACTGAACATTGTGGTGTTGACGGCAGCATTATCGGTTTATAACAGCTGCGTGTACTGTAACAGCAGTATGCTTTACGGCCTTGCCAAGCAAGGTAATGGTCCGAAAGCTCTGCTAACCGTTGATAAACGCGGCGTGCCCGTTATTGCCATCGGTATTTCTGCCGCCGCCACTGCGCTGTGCGTTCTGATCAATTACCTGATTCCGGGGAAAGCGTTCGAGCTCCTGATGGCATTAGTGGTGTCGGCGCTGGTGATAAACTGGGCCATGATCAGCCTGGCGCACTTGAAATTCCGCAAAGCCAAAGCGCAGGAAGGCGTGCAGACCAAATTCAAGGCGCTGCTCTATCCGCTGGGCAATTATATTTGCCTGCTGTTCCTGACGGGTATTTTAGTGATCATGTTCATGACACCGGGAATTCAGATTTCGGTACTGCTGATTCCCGTCTGGCTGGTCGTGCTTGGCATCGGTTATGCCATGAAACAGAAAAAACAACGGGTCGCAACCACCCGCTAA
- the ampE gene encoding beta-lactamase regulator AmpE, whose amino-acid sequence MTLFTLLLALTWERLFKKNDRWQIDTHLEMIFRRLSAPSLLQTLLLAMLGMAVTAALLWLAKGVLFGLVGLLLWIAIVLLCIGAGEVRQHYQNYLGAAQRGEQDAMQALAEELALIHGLPLDATEREKLSELQNALLWLNFRFYLAPLFWFVVAGPYGPIALVGYAILRARQTCLARHHTPLVRAQSGVDAVLRWLDWIPARLAGITYALLGHGEKALPAWLASLGDLHHSPYWVVTQLAQFSLVRESHTDPIDAPRAAVILAKKVSVVMVVVVAALTIYGTLL is encoded by the coding sequence ATGACCCTGTTTACCTTGCTACTGGCCCTGACGTGGGAGCGTTTGTTTAAAAAAAACGATCGCTGGCAGATAGACACCCATCTGGAAATGATTTTTCGCCGCCTCTCTGCCCCCTCTTTGTTGCAGACGTTGCTGTTAGCCATGTTGGGAATGGCTGTAACCGCTGCGCTGCTGTGGCTGGCGAAGGGGGTCTTATTTGGGCTGGTGGGGCTGTTGCTCTGGATTGCTATCGTACTGTTGTGCATTGGTGCTGGTGAGGTGCGGCAGCATTACCAGAATTACCTTGGCGCAGCACAACGGGGCGAACAGGATGCGATGCAGGCGCTGGCAGAAGAGCTGGCGCTGATTCATGGTTTACCGCTGGATGCCACCGAGCGCGAAAAACTGAGTGAATTGCAGAATGCGCTGCTGTGGCTCAACTTTCGTTTTTATCTGGCCCCGCTGTTCTGGTTTGTAGTCGCTGGGCCATACGGGCCGATAGCGCTGGTTGGTTATGCCATTTTACGCGCTCGCCAAACCTGCCTGGCGCGGCATCATACGCCTTTGGTGCGTGCCCAATCAGGCGTAGATGCCGTGTTGCGCTGGTTGGATTGGATCCCAGCACGTTTGGCGGGGATCACCTATGCGCTGTTAGGCCATGGCGAAAAAGCGCTTCCTGCCTGGCTAGCATCGTTGGGCGATTTGCACCATTCTCCCTATTGGGTTGTTACGCAATTGGCGCAATTTTCTCTGGTTCGGGAATCTCACACCGACCCCATTGATGCGCCGCGCGCCGCGGTAATACTCGCGAAAAAGGTCTCTGTGGTGATGGTCGTGGTGGTGGCTGCGCTCACGATTTATGGTACGTTGCTTTGA
- the ampD gene encoding 1,6-anhydro-N-acetylmuramyl-L-alanine amidase AmpD yields the protein MQLEAGWLTGVKRVPSPHCDARPDAELPSLLVIHNISLPPGKFGGPYIDQLFTATLDPQAHPYFQDISHLRVSAHCLIRRDGGIVQYVPFDKRAWHAGVSQFAGRERCNDFSIGIELEGTDTLPFTQEQYQQLACITRLLLNHYPITPQCITGHSDIAPQRKTDPGPAFDWQHYHQLISVPEIDDKRNVRS from the coding sequence ATGCAGTTGGAAGCGGGTTGGTTAACAGGCGTAAAACGGGTGCCTTCTCCCCATTGTGATGCGCGCCCTGACGCAGAGCTTCCTTCATTGCTGGTGATACACAATATCAGCTTACCGCCGGGAAAGTTTGGCGGCCCCTATATCGACCAACTGTTCACGGCGACGCTCGATCCCCAGGCGCATCCCTATTTTCAGGACATCAGCCATTTGCGGGTGTCGGCACACTGCCTGATTCGTCGTGATGGCGGTATTGTGCAATATGTCCCTTTTGATAAACGCGCCTGGCATGCCGGGGTATCTCAGTTTGCCGGCCGTGAGCGGTGTAACGATTTCTCCATTGGTATCGAACTGGAAGGCACCGATACGCTACCTTTTACTCAGGAGCAATACCAACAGCTGGCCTGTATTACTCGGTTGTTGTTGAACCATTACCCTATTACGCCACAGTGCATTACCGGGCACAGTGATATAGCCCCTCAGCGTAAAACTGATCCCGGTCCGGCCTTTGACTGGCAGCACTATCACCAATTGATCTCGGTGCCGGAAATTGACGATAAGAGGAATGTGCGCTCATGA
- the coaE gene encoding dephospho-CoA kinase (Dephospho-CoA kinase (CoaE) performs the final step in coenzyme A biosynthesis.) — translation MTYIVALTGGIGSGKSTVADAFAAFGIPVVDADVIARQVVEPGAPALSAIQAHFGNDMLNRDGTLNRAMLRQRIFSSTEDKTWLNALLHPLIHAETRRQWQQATGPYVLWVVPLLVENGLQSLAQRVAVVDVERDTQLERLLARDKVNHQQAENILAAQATREQRLACADDIIDNNGRPGAWMEQVAALHQRYLALAADNDRQDK, via the coding sequence ATGACCTATATCGTAGCCTTAACCGGTGGCATCGGCAGCGGCAAAAGCACAGTTGCCGATGCCTTCGCCGCCTTCGGGATCCCGGTTGTCGATGCCGATGTCATCGCTCGTCAGGTGGTAGAACCCGGTGCGCCAGCGTTATCGGCTATTCAGGCGCATTTTGGTAACGATATGTTGAACCGTGATGGCACTTTGAATCGTGCCATGCTCCGCCAGCGCATCTTTTCCTCAACAGAGGATAAAACGTGGCTAAATGCCCTCTTGCATCCCTTGATTCATGCAGAAACACGGCGACAATGGCAGCAGGCAACAGGTCCCTATGTGCTGTGGGTGGTGCCGCTGTTGGTGGAGAATGGGTTGCAATCCCTGGCGCAGCGCGTAGCCGTGGTTGATGTGGAAAGAGACACGCAATTAGAACGCCTGCTTGCTCGCGACAAGGTAAATCACCAGCAGGCAGAGAACATACTCGCGGCACAGGCAACGCGTGAACAGCGTTTGGCCTGTGCAGATGACATTATTGATAACAACGGTCGTCCAGGGGCGTGGATGGAGCAGGTTGCCGCGTTACATCAACGCTACCTCGCCCTTGCTGCCGACAACGACCGACAGGACAAGTAA
- the pdhR gene encoding pyruvate dehydrogenase complex transcriptional repressor PdhR codes for MAYSKIRQPKLSDVIEQQLEFLILEGTLRPGEKLPPERELAKQFDVSRPSLREAIQRLEAKGLLLRRQGGGTFVQNNLWQSVSDPLSELLSTHPESQFDLLETRHALEGIAAYYAALRGTEEDFQRIRECHTQIEQARASGDLVAESEAVMHYQVAVTEATHNVVLLHLLRCMGPLLEQNVRQNFELLYLSREVLAQVSSHRAGIFEAIVAREPEKAREASHRHLAFIEEVLLDLNREHSRRERSLRRLQQRKD; via the coding sequence ATGGCCTATAGCAAGATCCGTCAGCCCAAACTGTCAGATGTGATTGAACAACAGCTGGAGTTTTTGATCCTCGAAGGAACCTTGCGCCCCGGCGAGAAACTCCCCCCGGAGCGCGAACTGGCGAAACAGTTTGATGTCTCCCGTCCTTCTTTGCGAGAAGCCATCCAACGTCTGGAGGCAAAAGGCCTGCTGCTGCGTCGTCAGGGTGGGGGAACCTTTGTCCAGAACAATCTGTGGCAAAGCGTGAGTGATCCGTTGTCTGAACTGCTGAGCACCCATCCTGAATCTCAATTTGATCTGCTGGAAACCCGTCATGCGCTAGAAGGCATTGCTGCCTACTACGCGGCGTTACGTGGGACGGAAGAAGATTTTCAGCGCATCCGTGAGTGCCATACCCAGATTGAGCAGGCGCGCGCCTCGGGCGATCTGGTCGCGGAGTCAGAAGCCGTTATGCATTATCAAGTGGCTGTCACAGAAGCAACGCACAATGTGGTTTTGCTACATTTGCTACGCTGTATGGGACCGTTACTGGAACAGAACGTGCGGCAGAATTTTGAATTGTTATACCTGAGCCGAGAAGTTCTGGCCCAGGTAAGCAGTCATCGCGCCGGGATTTTTGAGGCGATTGTCGCTCGCGAACCTGAAAAGGCACGTGAAGCGTCGCATCGTCATCTGGCGTTTATTGAGGAAGTACTGCTGGATCTTAACCGGGAACATAGCCGAAGAGAGCGTTCGCTACGTCGGCTCCAGCAACGCAAGGATTGA
- the ppdD gene encoding prepilin peptidase-dependent pilin: protein MNTERGFTLVELMIVIAIVAILASIGIPAYQGYLQKAAMTDALQSLAPYQTAVNLCALENSSVTPCNAGSQGIPAARGSRYVSNLSVTQGVISLTGQSALQGLHVTLIPYWDSGSSSVIWRRHCQAASQAESLTVACERVFRFDDASE, encoded by the coding sequence ATGAACACAGAACGCGGATTCACCTTGGTTGAGTTGATGATCGTTATCGCGATTGTTGCCATTCTCGCCTCCATTGGCATCCCCGCTTATCAGGGATACCTGCAAAAGGCTGCCATGACCGATGCGCTGCAATCGCTGGCACCTTATCAAACGGCGGTCAATTTGTGCGCGTTAGAAAACAGCAGCGTTACGCCTTGTAACGCCGGAAGCCAAGGCATTCCCGCCGCGAGAGGCTCACGCTATGTCAGCAATCTCAGCGTAACACAAGGTGTCATCAGTTTGACCGGACAGTCTGCCTTGCAAGGATTGCACGTGACCTTAATACCCTATTGGGATAGCGGCAGCAGTTCCGTCATTTGGCGCCGACACTGCCAGGCAGCCTCGCAGGCGGAGAGCTTGACAGTCGCTTGCGAGCGGGTGTTTCGTTTCGATGATGCTTCGGAGTAA